In the Alistipes provencensis genome, CCAATTGCATGGCGACTAAATCGTAATATCCAGACTCTTTAATGTTTCGGCCATCAGTTTCTAATTCAGAATGCAACTGATTTATGTAGGTTGAATCTAACGTTACAGGTAAAGGTCTTTCTTCGTCAGATGCCAATAAACGATAGGTTGTAAATATAGCCCCTATATTATCTTTATTTACATTCTGTTCATCAATGCAATTCGTGATCGCTTGCAAAAGCGTTGGAAACGTATAGGTAGAATTATCTTTTAACGTTTTTACAATATCTGCATGGTCGAAATTATCGGGTAGTAAGTTTGCCAAATAATTATCGAGCGCCTCCGAATTTGTTGCTACTTGATAATATTTATATGCTTTAGTTGTCGCGTTATCCCGATAGGCAGCATCTGTTGCATTTGCAGCTTGAATATAATCGATAAATGTATTTGGCTTGACTGTTTTTGCTTCAATCAATGACGTAAAATCGCACGCCAACTTATTTTGCGCAATAAACCTGTCTATTGCATCTAACGTTTTGAAATAGTCGCCGCCATTGAAGTCATTGAACCGAACTATCTTCTTATATAATTGAGCAATCACATGGTTTTGGCTTTCCGTGTCTAAATGCAACAGCAGTTCTTGGTATTCGACAGGGAACACCTGCTTCTCTATGGATTCTTTTAATTTCAATTGTGCTATTCTTTGCCATACACGCAGAATAACATCGCTCTTTCGAGTTAATTTATGCAAACAATGTATAATCTTATCGATAAGCGCATTGTCCATACATTGTATAACTTCTTCTAATACAGTGTCAAATTGTTTATTAGTCTCTGCATATTGATTTATGTCGTGGTCTTCTTCTCCGTTGATGCAGCCTTCAATATATTTTTTCAATGGAATTTGTCGAGCATCTTCAACATCGACACCATATACCAAAGCTGCAATTTCGCGTTGTGTTTGCAGATCATTGTTAATTATTGTTTGAATGCCATTCAGATAGTCGCCGGACAATATTTGTTCTACTGGATTTGCCAGAATATCCGTCTTCTTCAAACAGAACAATGCTATGTTTATCATCAAAATTTCGTTACACCACTCTTGTTTAAGAGCGACCATCTCATTGATATATGATATAATTTCCCTAACATTGGCATTAGGATTTACCAATCTGAATATCCGATTTATAGTTTCTTTCGCTTCATTTTCTGTTTCTCCAAATGCTTCAACAAACAGTTTGTTGAATATACTTCGATAGTCGGTAATAACAGGAGGAGCAACACGATAAACAATAGGGAAAGTTTTATTGATAAAATACTTGGTCAGTTGTTTCGTTTGTTCGTCGGTCTCATCTCCGAATGCACAAGCTAAATGTGTTTCATCGAAAGGAATAACAGCCCAAACATTTTCAAAACCGCTATCGGCGAAGAACGTATGGATAGAAGACCATAATTCTTTTACTTTTTCAGCGGGGAGACGATCCATGTTGTCAAAAACAAGGACTAATTTACGTTGTCCTTTTTCCTTGATAAAATCAGAAATGTCTTGCATCCATGTTTTGAACTCGTAAACCGTTGGTTCGTCTTCGCTCAAAGTCTCATAGCAAACGTCCTTTTCGACTTTATCTTGATAAATAGCTAACATATAACTCCATCCATATTTATGATCTTTGCTATATGCCCATTTCCAAACGCACAATGCAATAAGAACTGGCAGTGCAGCTATGATAATAGACAATAAAGAAAACCACCATGTTGTGGGTGTAGGTTTTACTGCATACGCAATAAATGTAAATATCGGAGTTAAAACTGCAACCAAAAATGCCGCAACCATACCATTACTGATAAGGGGATATTTTTCGGT is a window encoding:
- a CDS encoding P-loop NTPase fold protein, with translation METKLQSKQQYPRFIQNKPCGIDKFDGGSQERLAKTIARHFCQNDSLDEECTLPRIIGIEGIWGSGKSNVVKMLERELSDDYYFFEYDAWGHQEDLQRRSILELLTSKLIDDGILSGNATIKVKGGGTKTVSWSEKLKYLLARKTETVTEKYPLISNGMVAAFLVAVLTPIFTFIAYAVKPTPTTWWFSLLSIIIAALPVLIALCVWKWAYSKDHKYGWSYMLAIYQDKVEKDVCYETLSEDEPTVYEFKTWMQDISDFIKEKGQRKLVLVFDNMDRLPAEKVKELWSSIHTFFADSGFENVWAVIPFDETHLACAFGDETDEQTKQLTKYFINKTFPIVYRVAPPVITDYRSIFNKLFVEAFGETENEAKETINRIFRLVNPNANVREIISYINEMVALKQEWCNEILMINIALFCLKKTDILANPVEQILSGDYLNGIQTIINNDLQTQREIAALVYGVDVEDARQIPLKKYIEGCINGEEDHDINQYAETNKQFDTVLEEVIQCMDNALIDKIIHCLHKLTRKSDVILRVWQRIAQLKLKESIEKQVFPVEYQELLLHLDTESQNHVIAQLYKKIVRFNDFNGGDYFKTLDAIDRFIAQNKLACDFTSLIEAKTVKPNTFIDYIQAANATDAAYRDNATTKAYKYYQVATNSEALDNYLANLLPDNFDHADIVKTLKDNSTYTFPTLLQAITNCIDEQNVNKDNIGAIFTTYRLLASDEERPLPVTLDSTYINQLHSELETDGRNIKESGYYDLVAMQLAHGHSVSLIEGGDIKYVAELMDYYVDHGDLLVNSVGWNIPLLNETLQYMVNHKLGYKLLLSDILPQFEDIKNRIGVTDEVFIEHLAEWNTDLDKYITKNNIKDVIPDASFYDLTTKISNVLTDHINKIAFEALSEISVDTLYAQRTAHTSYYWFVAIKHLLAKIKSLPDNLTEFGKKILMDIASGTQSLNPFPNCFKNIVERLDKRKIKSTVTDIRNDFCIGKKTINAIKFQFFETWLRSHGNLKSQAGDVIDKIVKPVISDGACRSLILQNKDFYMDLINTAGDDAYELKKSLRNLIQKDSDPQLVKFVNSIDSVPEVETA